The genomic region TCTACTACTGCTAAGCTCTTGGTTGTAAATTAGTCTGGAGCTTCTATACTGGGGCTCAGGTCCCAGCCCCCCTACTGCCAACTTCCAGAGACACATTCGTGGATATCCCTATGGATCCTTCAGCTAATCTTTCAGACAGTCGGCCTGAGTCACTGAAGACTCTCTCTGACACGCATACTGAGGAAATGGAGCCTTCACTTCCCAATAAAACCACATATGTGGAATCACTTGTTTACAAGAGACATGCAGAAGCTGTTGCGGATCCACCAAAGCCCCTTTGCTGTATGAACAAAAGCCTTTCGAAAAGACCTGAAATTGAAACCGTGTCCGACCACGATTGTTTGAGATCTTTGTCGCCAAACGGTACCTCGCCAGAATGGCGTTTCGTAGACGACCACACAAACCTTCAACCAATTTCAAGTGCAGTTAACTGTCACCGGAAAAAGAGTGATTTGAGCGTCCATAAATATAGTACACCTTCCACAAGCAACTCACCTCAAATTACAAGTTGCCTTCCATCAGCCCCCAGTTGTCACACAGTGCCCTCAAAAACCCTCCCAGACCTCTACCATAAAGAAGCAGCTGTACATTACAGTCTGAAGCAAGATCCCAGTACTAGTAAAGCTCATAGGATGGTGTCACCTACTTTAATCAGTTTGATGGATCGACCTCAATCTGATCAAACGGACCCTGAGACTGAATGGACCCCCTGCAACCTGGAACACGACAGTAACAACATTGATCCTTCCACACTCTTATCAGATCTTTCGAGTGGTTTGACAGAGAGCGACTGTGCTGTGGAGCATCTGTTTATCttggagagtgagacacaggaCTTCCTCAACCTCAGCAGCCAATCCAATCCAGCCTTGGACCACCAGATATCTTCTGACAGACCCTCAGTGTTTCCGCAGAGCCTCTTTAGTAACACACTTTTCCCCAGTGAAGACATTTTGCAAGGGGCTATGACTGAATCCCATAACCATTTATTCAAAAATGTGGACTTGGATTCAGACTCTGAACCGTGTACCCAACAAATTGGGCTGGAACCGCCAACTGGAACAGACAATGCCTGGAAGCATGTTACGCCAGTGGGTGAAACAGGGTCAACCAGTCATGTAAATTCCCAAGTGGTGCAAAGCGACAACCCCATTGATCTATGGATGGACGCCTGTCAGTATATGTCCAGCGAGGACAAAGGAGCCGGCAAGCCAGACAGCGAGGGGATCATTGTGGACCAGTCGGGGAATTCAGCATTGAGTGAAGGGGCTGATATCACCGCCTGGTCCTGGCCTTGTCCttctgcagacagagagatgtcCGGTCACCCCTCCATGGAGCAGGGTGATGCAATGCGGCGTGTGTCCAGTGGTGACATCGGAGTTTGGGGGCCTCCTCTCATCGAGAGGTGGTCATCGGTTGACAGCTGGGAGACGGCGCTCTCGGACTGGGCTGCCATCATCGCATCTCCCCCAGAGGAGATCACGGCCGCCTTCACGGAGATCGGTGCAGAGATAGACGCCCTGACACAGGCGCTCGCACGGGATTCAGAAGCGCGAAACGCGATGGCGTTGCTAGTGAAGACAACCGGCCACGTGAGCACACGGGAAGATACACTCCTGAGGGGCCGGGAAGACACGGGGTTGTCTGACGTTCACCCACAGACGCAGATGATGATGGACGTCCCGGATCAGTCAGTGGAGTCACAACCCAGTTCTGACCGCTGCGTAAGTCCAGTCGGAAGCAATTCCACCATCACCGCCCCCTCCCCTAACACACCAACAGATCCCGCTGTCGTCGAGGACCACCTTGAGGTTAAGCCAGAAAGTTCAACTGCAACTCCAAGAGAGGAGAACAGGCATACAGGAGAGATCAAGAGCGCCCGGGACCAGGACTCGATTCCCCCTGTAGACACACATTCATCATCGAGTGTATCCTCTGTTATGTTGACCTCTCTGGGAGAATGTTCTATTGACGTAAGGACAGCTGCCCTGATCTCCGGACATCCCGGGATCCCGGCGGTCCTGGAGGAGTCTGATCCGGATGTGGTCCAGTTCCGGGGATATGTTGGTCCAACGGACAGAGATGGTGACACAAGCAACGGGGAAGACGACGTTTGGCTTCACATTGAAGAGGATGTGGACGAGGacttggagagagagtgtgctcAGACTGAGCTCAAGTTTGAAGGGGTAGGACTACTTGTTTACTTTGGGGTTTCCAAGTTATCTAAAAGAtaatgttgtgtttgtgagatTGGTGGCGGCAGAtagcgcacacacagaaaacctcTGCAACAGAGTTTCATATAAacaagagctagagagagagatagagagagagagagagagggagagagaaagagagagagagagagagagagagagagagagagagagagagagagagagagagagagagagagagagagagagagagagagagagagagagagaaaacgagagacaCAGCGAGATAGAGCTACACATACCTTTAACGCTTACCCACGACTGTAGCCAAACACATAAATCGACCCCACGTATAAATGAAACCAATATACCCACGTACGCACACTGATAAATATCAATACGTCTTAGCCGATGctataaatattttattatagGAAACATCCAGCTGGCCAGTCAAGCCAAGTCACGACGGGCATTCTCCTTCTCAGATGCGAAGCACGTGCAAAGAGATGCTTATCTGAAAATCATATTGCACGTCCCTTAACACGTGTCACAACACTTGTGAGTCATTATGATTCGTCAGCCAGGCCGAGTTTCCAACTCATTAGCTGAGCGCGCCAGGAATCAGGGCTCTGGAGACTGAAGCGGACGATGACAAAATGTCTCTATTTTGTGTGGATCTCAAACAGCTGaagcattgggggggggggcctgggagAAAACTTTAGATAGACAGAAATGGTGTCTAATAATAgcgggatgggaggggggtaTGATGATAATAGCACGGATCCCTTGGGTGTCACGcctgaggagggtgggggtacGAGTGAGAGAAGACCACAGCTGAGTTCTGAAACCtgaccccctctcccttcccctcttactctctctgtctctctctctctctctctctctctctctctctctctctctctctctctctctctctctctaactctctctctctctctctctctctctctctctctctctctctctctctctctctctctctccccatgtccctctctttcgctcGCTCCAATGCCCACATTCTTATACACTCTACCCAACCTTAAGCACCTCTTTTAAAAACCCTGCAGTCCGTGGGACACGAGAGGACACTCACTAATTTGCTCATGGGCATAGAGGCGTAGTCTGAGCGCGTATAACAGTCAAGGGGATTCACTTGCATGTGGGACATATGGACCACAGGCTGGTAACTGGAAGCATGCAATTATCGGAGCTTCAGTTTAGTAGTTCTATAGAAAGGTACGTGTAGTAAAATCAAATATTTGTATacattataatgtatatataaatatatatatatgtttatatatttatttatatgtcaAAGATTATGCAAAGTATTGTAGACCTAATGACTCAAAATAACCAAACTTGTCACTATTGTCGTAGCTGCTTTAAGTCTGAATCAATACCTCCTGTATTTACATGTAACTGTGGGTCCATTCATGAATGGATCCttcccattttcttttttaattgaatatcTCTCTTCCGTTCACAGCCTCACGGAGGTGCCGTGTATAAAGTGACAGCGGAGGACCTCGTCCCCCAGCAGGACTCATCGGTAGCGGACAGAGATTTACGGCACGGTGCGTCAGAGCTGACTGACTCCCCTCCAACTGTTGTTGAGTCAGAGACGTTTGAGTCAGAAGCTGCCGGAGAGGAACCCTACTGCCTCAGCGACGCCACACATACCCTGAGGAATACACACGTGCCCCTGGGGGACGCAATAAACCAAGTGCCACATGAAACTCCTCTGCAACAGAATGTCCTGTGTTCCAGTGAGGGTCCTGCCTCTACTATTCCAGCAGCGCCCCTCGCTCTTGGCAGCCAGCATCTCTGTGTGACCATTAACGGTTTGGAAGGAGATCAAGACTTCGCCCGAGTTGAGGTTTTCGATGACAACAAGGAGGCCAGCTGTCCTCACACAAAGACCTGTGTACCTTTGCCAGCCCTTGAAGCCCCTGGTAGGTCACCTTTGCGGCGCTGCCACCAGAATAAAACACAGTCCACCGATGGGACTGAACATTCAAACTCTGAGGAGGAAATAAAGGGAGAGTCGCCGGTTAGTTTGGACGATGATGTTCTTCAACGAGGCTTGTGTCATTTAGGAGGCCGCTTTACGACAGACCGCAACGCACTTGATATCAACCAAGATATCGAGGCCTTGAGTAGAGAACTGGCCAACCTGGTCTCTGTTCCCGGGGCTCATTTCCTGCACTCGGAGAAGAGACGCCTGGCGTGCTTCACGCTAGACTTGGTGGATCCGTTCTTCCCGAGGGCCACAAAGGACACGGCACCCCAGGGACTGCAGTACGGGGACCGGCCCGGAGCCGTTGGCCAGGAAGATCTCACGATGCCTCACAAAATGCACAGGAGCAACTTGGACTTTAAGGCGCGACCAAAAAAGGTCGGGCCCACGACTGGGCTGCATCCTGCCACGCCCACCTGCAAGAGGCAGGAGAACCTCTCTGCTAATGCCCCGGGGCAGCAGCCCCCAAAGGGGCATGACAACCACACCAAGGTTGACCCATTGAATGGACAGGAGGGTAAGGAGGATGGCGCAGTTACCGCGGTCAATGGCCCTGCGGTGAGCGACGTGCCCGTCGCCAAGTCATTatgcaagaagaagaagaaacacacCACCCAGAATGCAACAGTGGTGAAGATCGAGCCGGAACCGCCATTGGTGAAAGAGGAGAAAGGCACCAAACAGAAGGCGATGGATGGAAAGATAAGCGCGTTTGAAGCAAAGTTCGGTCCTAAGATCAGTAAAACGAAAGATAAAGTAGCAGTTATTTCCGGTAAGCTGGAAAGTGCGCAAGCAGATGGTCTTCAGCAGAAGTCACAGCACCCTGAGGCTAAAGCTTTAGCAGGGAAAGAGCCTCCAAACAGGGGAACCCACGTAAAACTGCAGGAAACCCCTCAGATGAATCAGATCAACGAAGACGCAGTTAAAAGGAGGCGCCTCTCGGAAAAGAAGTTTGGGAAGATGGTGAGTGCTCTGGAGTCTAAGATCAACAAGACAGAGGTTGCTACGGCGCCGAAGAGAGAGGAAGCCAAGGCTGGCGTTGATACGACACGCAGGAAGGCCTACAGCGATGTGGTCAAACAGAAACCCCCTAGAGAAGGTATTGGCTAACTCTGCACACATCTACACTCAATATATTGAATGGTGGAGTTAATTGTAACAACCggtcgggttagggttagggttatggttgaTTTCCAACTTGCAGACTCAATATTACTGCGTATGTTATCTATAATTTAGATTGTAGTGCACTATGTAAAATACAGCAGGCCCACTCGTCTCTAATAATTCCCCAGAGCccaaggtggtggtggtgatccaGGTGGAGCCGGTGAGCGGAGACCCTCTgagcgtgtgtctgtggtgtcaGTTCAGCGGCGTGGTCAGCGACCACACTGTCACCTGGAGCCGAGAGGGCCGCACCCTGAGCGAGCTCAAGAGGAGGTACTGCCCCGCCAAAATGaaacagaaaatgaaaatgaaacgaataaaaaaataaaaacaataaacttACCCTAACAACAATGAAAAtaac from Gadus morhua chromosome 19, gadMor3.0, whole genome shotgun sequence harbors:
- the alpk2 gene encoding alpha-protein kinase 2 — protein: MDPSANLSDSRPESLKTLSDTHTEEMEPSLPNKTTYVESLVYKRHAEAVADPPKPLCCMNKSLSKRPEIETVSDHDCLRSLSPNGTSPEWRFVDDHTNLQPISSAVNCHRKKSDLSVHKYSTPSTSNSPQITSCLPSAPSCHTVPSKTLPDLYHKEAAVHYSLKQDPSTSKAHRMVSPTLISLMDRPQSDQTDPETEWTPCNLEHDSNNIDPSTLLSDLSSGLTESDCAVEHLFILESETQDFLNLSSQSNPALDHQISSDRPSVFPQSLFSNTLFPSEDILQGAMTESHNHLFKNVDLDSDSEPCTQQIGLEPPTGTDNAWKHVTPVGETGSTSHVNSQVVQSDNPIDLWMDACQYMSSEDKGAGKPDSEGIIVDQSGNSALSEGADITAWSWPCPSADREMSGHPSMEQGDAMRRVSSGDIGVWGPPLIERWSSVDSWETALSDWAAIIASPPEEITAAFTEIGAEIDALTQALARDSEARNAMALLVKTTGHVSTREDTLLRGREDTGLSDVHPQTQMMMDVPDQSVESQPSSDRCVSPVGSNSTITAPSPNTPTDPAVVEDHLEVKPESSTATPREENRHTGEIKSARDQDSIPPVDTHSSSSVSSVMLTSLGECSIDVRTAALISGHPGIPAVLEESDPDVVQFRGYVGPTDRDGDTSNGEDDVWLHIEEDVDEDLERECAQTELKFEGPHGGAVYKVTAEDLVPQQDSSVADRDLRHGASELTDSPPTVVESETFESEAAGEEPYCLSDATHTLRNTHVPLGDAINQVPHETPLQQNVLCSSEGPASTIPAAPLALGSQHLCVTINGLEGDQDFARVEVFDDNKEASCPHTKTCVPLPALEAPGRSPLRRCHQNKTQSTDGTEHSNSEEEIKGESPVSLDDDVLQRGLCHLGGRFTTDRNALDINQDIEALSRELANLVSVPGAHFLHSEKRRLACFTLDLVDPFFPRATKDTAPQGLQYGDRPGAVGQEDLTMPHKMHRSNLDFKARPKKVGPTTGLHPATPTCKRQENLSANAPGQQPPKGHDNHTKVDPLNGQEGKEDGAVTAVNGPAVSDVPVAKSLCKKKKKHTTQNATVVKIEPEPPLVKEEKGTKQKAMDGKISAFEAKFGPKISKTKDKVAVISGKLESAQADGLQQKSQHPEAKALAGKEPPNRGTHVKLQETPQMNQINEDAVKRRRLSEKKFGKMVSALESKINKTEVATAPKREEAKAGVDTTRRKAYSDVVKQKPPREEPKVVVVIQVEPVSGDPLSVCLWCQFSGVVSDHTVTWSREGRTLSELKRSGGDESRVSLTISKASHQDLGKYQCVLTSLHGSLSLDYLLTYEVLSQIVVLATPKTIPSSPVDIVGNEENVRCSRLLFREDFLSQQYFGENQVASIVTEPVHFGEGMHRRAFRTKLQAGLVSQLEPGNICVLKVHTSITYGTKDNDELVQKNFSLAVEECQVQNTAREYIKAYTTVAQSAEAFGEVPEIIPIYLVHRPSNAVPYATLEEELIGDFVKYSVRDGKEINLKRSDSEAGQKCCAFQHWVYDNTDGNLLVTDMQGVGMRLTDVGIATCKKGYKGFRGNCATSFIDQFQALHMCNKYCEILGLASLQPKPKKTFSAPKPKPQPSSALPKKKTFGPTVKGKS